The DNA segment AAAGGAAGAGTTGAGCTTGAAAAGTTCCGTCCAGGGGAAACCAGACTTGCGCCTTTTCGTTTCAGGCAGAGCGGGAAGGGTGGTGAAACGGAATTTGAGCTTCTCGTAATGGATGAGGACTTCCGGGAAATAAAAACACAGAGAATAATCCTGCCTGTCTCCGAGCAGGAAAGACCGTTTTTCGCCACTTCCGCAAAAACTGCCCTGTTCAAGGACTCAAGTTCCATACTTGGGGGAACTTTCCCTGCTGCCCCCGAAGTGGCTGTGGCACAGAAAAATTCCATGGTAAAAATTCTCGGTACTTCAGGGCGATGGATACGGGTTGAGGGGAAAAATTCTCTAGCAGGCTGGGTTGAAGAAAAAGCCATCAGGGTTGCTCGGGCAAGCTATGATGGTCCGTCCGGTGAAGCGTCGGATGAGAACGGAATCGACGGCGCCGGGCAGGGGATTTCAGTTCTTGAAGAAACCTTTGAAGAACCTCCTTTCATCATGATTTCGGATTTCCCCATGTCCACGGAGGCTTCCAAGATAACAGTGGAAGGATCGGTCAGGGACACTGACCGCATAGAGAGCGTCTCGGTTTGGAAAAAAGACGACAAGGTAAAGCTTTTTACACCGGGGAAAAACAACGTTCCCCTGCTTTTTCCCTTAACTCTCGAAGAAGGAATGAATCTTTTCACCATAGTGGCCAAGGACGAAAAGGGTATGATATCCAAAAAAACCCTGGCCATAAGAAAAGATCTTTCCTGAATTTAGGATATTTATCGCGCGCGCACCGAAGACTGCGGATGAAGTCCAGGGGGTGGAGTAATGCTTAAGTTTCTCTCTTTTCGAATACTGACCGGAGCAGTCGTAATCCTCGTGGTCGCGAGCATAACCTTCTTTCTGCTCAGAGTACTTCCCGGGGGTCCTTTCGACTCCGAGAAAAGTATTCCCCCGAACATACTCGAGAACATTGAAAAGAAATATCACATGGATAAGCCGCTACACAAACAATACTTCATCTATATGGGAAACCTGGCCCGCGGCGACTTCGGACCTTCCTACAAATACGACGACAGACCGGTTACCGACATAATAAAGGAAACCCTGCCAGTCTCAATGGGGCTCGGATTGGTGTCCTTGGTGCTGGCGTTTTTCATGGGAACAGTGGTCGGAATGATTTCCTCACTGTTTCCAAGAAGCATCCACGACATTGTCTCCGTGCTGATCTCCACGTCACTGGTATCGGTCCCGAGCTTCGTCGTTGGGGCGGCACTCATATATTTTTTCTCCGTTAGATGGGGGATTCTGCCGGCCGCCCTCTGGGGAGAGCCAAAGCACATCGTCCTTCCGGCACTGACCCTGAGCTTGGCTCCGTTCGCATATATCTCAAGGCTTGTACGTTCCAACATGCTTGACGTGTCGGGCCAGTTTTTCGTAAGAACCGCCAGGGCAAAGGGACTTGGAAGAACGAAGATATTCACAAAGCATATACTGAGAAACGCGCTTGTACCGGTCGTAACGGTGCTAGGTCCTCTGACCGCCTACCTAGTGACGGGGTCCTTTGTCGTCGAGCATATATTCGCGATACCGGGAATGGGAAGGTTTTTCGTTTTTGCCGTGGCAAACAGGGACTACTCCGTTGTACTCGGAATAACGATCGTCTACGCGCTTCTGCTCGTAATAGCAAACCTTATTGTCGACCTTCTCTATGCCATACTTGATCCGAGAATAGAGCTTAGAAAGCAGGAACCGATCGCCTGACAGCGGGCAAAGACAGACGAGAATGAAGAACGTAAAGATAATTATCGAATATGACGGCACGGACTACCACGGCTGGCAATGCCAAGCGAATCTTCCCACTGTGCAGAAGACTATAGAGGACGCAATCCGGAAGATCACCAGAGAAAATGTTAAGATAACGGGTTCGGGAAGAACGGATGCGGGAGTGCACGCCATTGGCCAAGTGGCGAATTTCTCCATCGAAACGCAGATGGATCCCGAGACCCTACAAAAAGCGCTTAATTCCACACTCCCCCGGGACATATCAATCATCAAGACCCAAGAGGTCCCAGACAGCTTTCACGCACAGTTCAGCTCCCGGAGCAAGGTATACGAATACAGGATTTTCA comes from the Candidatus Dadabacteria bacterium genome and includes:
- a CDS encoding ABC transporter permease; the protein is MLKFLSFRILTGAVVILVVASITFFLLRVLPGGPFDSEKSIPPNILENIEKKYHMDKPLHKQYFIYMGNLARGDFGPSYKYDDRPVTDIIKETLPVSMGLGLVSLVLAFFMGTVVGMISSLFPRSIHDIVSVLISTSLVSVPSFVVGAALIYFFSVRWGILPAALWGEPKHIVLPALTLSLAPFAYISRLVRSNMLDVSGQFFVRTARAKGLGRTKIFTKHILRNALVPVVTVLGPLTAYLVTGSFVVEHIFAIPGMGRFFVFAVANRDYSVVLGITIVYALLLVIANLIVDLLYAILDPRIELRKQEPIA